ATTAACATATTTTGTTGATAACTGTCTGAAATTAAAAATCCAAAAAATGATTTAATCGTTTTCAGTGTTTCGAACACTCATGATTGCAAATCCGCGCGATGCAAATGTTTAAAAGGCCACTGGCGCGGATTTGTAATCCGTGCCAGTGGCCTGATTTATAGTTCAATTTTCAAAATCTCAATCCGTATATCCAGCCTCACTCTTCCACTCGGAGTAATAAATGATCAGATTGGCTTCGCTTTTCCATTCGGTGAAATACACTTTCCAATGAGCTTCGCTTTTCCATTCTGAAAAATACCAGAGACCCGAATCCGACGTGGCATCGCTTTTCCATTCAGTCACATACACAATCATATCCGCCTCGGATTTCCACTCGGTTACATAAACTATCTTATCGGCTTCGCTTTTCCATTCGGTCACATAAACAACCTGCGCTTCGGACCATACGAAGGCGGAAAAGATCATTGCGAAAAACAAAATTGCTTTCATGATTGTGTGTTTTGAGCGGCAAAATAAACAACAATTATGCCCATAAACTGTCGATTTGCGACATAAATCGCATTCCCGATCGCGATTACTGCCAAAATGACACGCTTTGTGCAATGGCACACGCTTTGACAGTGCGGCAGCCGCTAAAATAAATATACCATGCAGAAAGGTTCAATCAATGTACAAACCGGGAATATCTTTCCCATTATCAAGAAATTCCTTTATTCGGAACACGAAATTTTTCTACGCGAACTGGTTTCAAATGCCGTTGATGCCACAACCAAGCTGAAAAAACTGGTCTCTTTAGGCAAAACCGATGTCGATCTCGGCGATCTGACCATTCAGATTGATCTGGATACAAAAAAGAAAACACTGAAAATTACCGATCGCGGTATTGGCATGACCGAAGAAGAAGTTCAGAAGTATATCAATGAAATTGCTTTCAGCGGAGCCGAAGATTTTGTAAAAAAATACGTTGGTAAAGACGACAAAGAAATCAGCGGCATCATAGGCCATTTCGGACTTGGCTTCTATTCATCATTTATGGTGTCCGAAAAAGTTGAGATCAATACGCTGAGTTATCAGGAAGGAGCCAAAGCTGTCAAATGGACCTGCGACGGATCACCAGAATACACCATGACCGATTCAAAAAGAAAAGATCGTGGCACCGAAATTACACTTCATTTTTCCGAAGAATCGCTCGAATTCAATGAGGAATATCGCATACTCGACATGTTGAAAAAATTCTGTCGCTTTCTGCCCTACCCGATTCAGTTTGGCGTGGAAAAAACGTCGGAACCCATTGAAGGCGAAAAAGACAAAGACGGAAACCAGCAATACAAGGACGTTGAAAAACCCCGCATCATCAATAATACTGACCCGCTCTGGAAAAAGGCTCCGGTAGATTTGAAAGATGAAGATTACAAAAGCTTTTACAAAGAATTGTATCCGTTTTCTTTTGACGAACCGCTCTTCAATATTCACATCAACGTCGATTATCCATTCAACCTGACCGGCATACTTTACTTCCCGAAACTCAAGAAAAATCTGGAGGTTCAGCGCAACAAAATTCAGTTGTACAGCAATCAGGTTTTTGTGACCGACAATGTTGAGAATATTGTTCCGGACTTTCTCACATTGCTGCACGGTGTGATTGATTCACCCGATATTCCTCTAAATGTGAGCCGGAGCTATTTGCAGGGCGATCCAAACGTAAAAAAAATCAGCAGTCATATTTCTAAAAAAGTTGCTGACAAACTCGAAGAACTTTATAAAAACAGCCGCGAAGATTTTGAAAAGAAATGGGACGATATCCGCGTATTCATCCGCTATGGCATGATTACTACCGATACGTTTGCCGAAAGAGCTGAGAAATTTGCCTTGCTGAAAGATACCGACGGAAAATTCTTTACGCTCGAAGAATACAAAGAAAAGATCAAAGATGCTCAAACCGACAAGGACGAAAAACTTGTGATTCTTTACACTACTGACAAAGAAGAGCAGCATACCTACATTTCAGCAGCACAGGCCAAAGGTTATTCGGTCATTGAAATGGACTCCGTGATTGATATACATTACATCGATTTTCTGGAGCGTAAAAACGAAAAAATCGCTTTCAAAAGGGTTGATGCAGAACTCGCCGACAAGCTTGTTGAAAAAAATGTCGAGAACATTATAAGTAAACTGAACGAAGAAGAATCAAAAAAAGTAGAAGACTTATTCAAAAGCAGCGTTCCTTCCGATGTGCAGGTTTTTGTAAAAGTGGAAGCTGCAACCGAAGATTCAGCGCCGGTAAGCATGATGCAGCCTGAATTCATGCGTCGCATGAGCGATATGTCGCAGTTGGGCGGAATGGATTATATGTCGGGCATGGGCCGCAGCTACACGTTGCTTGTCAATTCAAATCATCCGGTTGTGACAGGCTTGGTAGATTCCTCTGATGAGGAGAAAAACAAAAATACCGTAAGTCAGCTCATCGACCTCGCTCTGCTCTCACAAGGACTGCTGAAAGGAGAAAAACTTTCAAGGTTTATCAACCGGAGTATTGACATTATCAAATAAATTTTTAATTTTACATTCAAACAACTCAAAAAACACATGGAAAACACAACCCAGACCTTACCCGGCGGCTCACAGGCCAACCGCAGTAATCCCAAACCCAAAACGGGATGCTTAGGATCAACCATGATAATCATTCTATTGCTTATCATTCTGCTTCCCATCGGAATCTGGATGTGGCGCGCATACAACCGCATGGTTACCAAAGATGAGCTTGTCACAAAGCAATGGGCCATGGTCGAGAATGTTTACCAGAAACGAATGGATCTTGTACAGAATCTTGTAAACACGGTTAAGGGAATGGCTGATTTTGAAAAATCCACTCTGACCGCTGTCATTGAAGCCAGAAGTAAAGCTTCGTCCATAAACATCAATGCTGAAAACCTCGATGAAGAAACCTTTGCCAAATTCCAGCAGGCCCAGGATGAATTCAGCGGAGCTCTGAGCCGGTTAATGGTCGTCATGGAACAATATCCTCAGCTTCAGGCAGTGGAAGGCTTCAAAAACCTGATGAACGACCTGAAAGGAATTGAAAACGAAATTCTGACCCAAAGAAACGTATACAATGAAGTGGCGATGGACTACAACAGATACATCCGCACATTTCCGCGAAACTTGTTTGCGCGTATGTTTGGATTCGAAAAGAAAGGTTATTTCAAATCATCAGAGGGTGCCGAAAATGCGCCTACTGTGAGCTTTGAATAAAATAATTTTGCTACTGAATCCCGGCCCAAAAAGCCGGGATTTTTTTTGCGCCGCATGCCGATCTCTCTGCGTCGATGCAATCGACCTGAGTGCATCGGTCTGGAAAGGGGCTTCCAACAACGCAGAGAAGTCCCTTCAACAGGCATCGCCGATCTCTCTGCGTCGATGCAATCGACCTGAGTGCATCGGCCTGGATAGGGGCTTCCAACAACGCAGAGAGGTCGCTCCAATTAGCATCGCCGATCTCTCTGCGTCGATGCAATCGACCTGAGTGCATCGGCCTGTATAGGGGCTTCCAACAACGCAGAGAGGTCGCTTCGCGACGCACTCAGGTTGTTGGAAGGCAATATTAAAAAATGATAATAGTCACAAGGCTATTTTTAGTAATCAAACGATTTTTTATCTTTACCGAAATTTACTTTTGTGAAAATATTCCGACCATTTCAAAAAGTCTGGAAATTTTACGCGGATGGCTTTCGCAACATGCCTTCCTGGGGTCGTCAGGCATGGGCTGTAGTCATTTTTAAAGGAATTGTTGTGTTTATAATCATGAAGTTTGTCTTTTTCCCAAATCAGCTGAAGAAAAATTTCGACACCGATGAACAGCGCAGCGAACACGTACTCGATCAACTAACAAAAACAAAATAACACATGGATCAAATTTCTTCCCTGGTCGAATGGTCGCGGGCGCAATTCGCGCTGACCGCCATGTACCACTGGATTTTCGTTCCGCTCACACTGGGTATGACTTTCATGATTGCCTTCATGGAAACCCTGTATGTGCGCACTGGAAACGAAGAATGGAAGCGCATTACAAAGTTCTGGGCCAAACTCTTCGGCATCAACTTCGCCATTGGCGTTGCAACCGGCATTATTCTCGAATTTGAATTCGGCACCAACTGGAGCAACTACAGCTGGTTTGTGGGCGATATTTTCGGGGCACCACTGGCCGTGGAAGGCATCATGGCTTTCTTCATGGAAAGCACTTTTATCGCAATCATGTTTTTCGGCTGGAATAAAGTGAGTAAAAAATTCCACCTGCTCTCAACATGGCTGGTGGCCATCGGCGCCAATCTGTCTGCCTTGTGGATTCTGGTTGCCAACGGCTGGATGCAGTTTCCAATTGGCACCGTGTTTAATCCGGATACCGCCCGAAATGAAATGGTTGATTTCTGGGCCATATTGTTCAGCCCGGTTGCCATCAACAAATTTCTGCATACCATTTCGAACGGCTTTGTGGTGTCAGCACTTTTCATGACTGCTGTCAGTGCGTGGTTCATAATCAAAAAACGCGAAGTGGTTTTCGCGAAAAAGAGCATGCTTATCGCCGTCGCATTCGGACTTCTCTCTTCCATATTCCTTGCGCTCACCGGTGACGGATCGGCCTATCAGGTGGCTCAGAAGCAACCGATGAAACTGGCTGCCATGGAGGGTTTATACAAAGGACAGACAGAAGCCGGTTTGATTATGGTTGGCGTCCTCACTCCCGGAAAACAACCCGGTGACGACAAAGACGATTATGTGTTTAAACTTGAAATTCCAAAATTGTTGTCGCTCCTTGGCTATCGCGATGCCAAAGCATTCGTTCCAGGAGTTGAGGATCTTGTTTTCGGAAACGAAGAGCAGGGGCTGATTTCAGCGCAGGAGAAAATGGAGCGCGGAACCGTAGCTGTTGAAACTTTGCGCGAATTCAAGCAGGCAAAACAAAATGGAGACAGCATTAAAACAGCAGAACTCGCATTGCTGTTCGACCGCAGCAAACCGGCTGGTCAGGAATTCTACGATAATTATTTCCGCTATTTCGGTTATGGTCACATCGGAAAACCAGAAGACATTGTGCCCAATGTGCCGCTTGTTTTCTATAGTTTTCACATCATGGTGACACTCGGATTTTTCTTTATTTTATTCTTTGCAGTCTTGTTGCTTTTCCTGATGAAAAATAAAATTGAAAAACGAAAACTCTGGCTGCACCTTGCTATATGGACATTTCCACTTGGCTTTCTGGCTTCGCAGGCCGGCTGGATTGTGGCCGAAGTAGGTCGCCAGCCCTGGGTGATTCAGGATCTGATGCCGGTTAATACAGCTGTCTCGCAGATAAGCGCTTCAGCCGTACAACTCACGTTTATTTTATTCGCTATTATATTCACTTCGTTGCTGATTGCCGAAATTTCGATCATGACCCGCGCAATCAAAAACGGACCAACAGAAGGAGGAAAATAATATGTTTGAAACACTCTCTTACCTCGCTTTACAGGAATACTGGTGGTTTCTGGTTTCGATACTCGGATCGGTACTGGTTTT
The Bacteroidetes bacterium GWF2_43_63 DNA segment above includes these coding regions:
- a CDS encoding DUF4492 domain-containing protein; translated protein: MKIFRPFQKVWKFYADGFRNMPSWGRQAWAVVIFKGIVVFIIMKFVFFPNQLKKNFDTDEQRSEHVLDQLTKTK
- a CDS encoding molecular chaperone HtpG, whose product is MQKGSINVQTGNIFPIIKKFLYSEHEIFLRELVSNAVDATTKLKKLVSLGKTDVDLGDLTIQIDLDTKKKTLKITDRGIGMTEEEVQKYINEIAFSGAEDFVKKYVGKDDKEISGIIGHFGLGFYSSFMVSEKVEINTLSYQEGAKAVKWTCDGSPEYTMTDSKRKDRGTEITLHFSEESLEFNEEYRILDMLKKFCRFLPYPIQFGVEKTSEPIEGEKDKDGNQQYKDVEKPRIINNTDPLWKKAPVDLKDEDYKSFYKELYPFSFDEPLFNIHINVDYPFNLTGILYFPKLKKNLEVQRNKIQLYSNQVFVTDNVENIVPDFLTLLHGVIDSPDIPLNVSRSYLQGDPNVKKISSHISKKVADKLEELYKNSREDFEKKWDDIRVFIRYGMITTDTFAERAEKFALLKDTDGKFFTLEEYKEKIKDAQTDKDEKLVILYTTDKEEQHTYISAAQAKGYSVIEMDSVIDIHYIDFLERKNEKIAFKRVDAELADKLVEKNVENIISKLNEEESKKVEDLFKSSVPSDVQVFVKVEAATEDSAPVSMMQPEFMRRMSDMSQLGGMDYMSGMGRSYTLLVNSNHPVVTGLVDSSDEEKNKNTVSQLIDLALLSQGLLKGEKLSRFINRSIDIIK
- a CDS encoding cytochrome C oxidase subunit II, with amino-acid sequence MDQISSLVEWSRAQFALTAMYHWIFVPLTLGMTFMIAFMETLYVRTGNEEWKRITKFWAKLFGINFAIGVATGIILEFEFGTNWSNYSWFVGDIFGAPLAVEGIMAFFMESTFIAIMFFGWNKVSKKFHLLSTWLVAIGANLSALWILVANGWMQFPIGTVFNPDTARNEMVDFWAILFSPVAINKFLHTISNGFVVSALFMTAVSAWFIIKKREVVFAKKSMLIAVAFGLLSSIFLALTGDGSAYQVAQKQPMKLAAMEGLYKGQTEAGLIMVGVLTPGKQPGDDKDDYVFKLEIPKLLSLLGYRDAKAFVPGVEDLVFGNEEQGLISAQEKMERGTVAVETLREFKQAKQNGDSIKTAELALLFDRSKPAGQEFYDNYFRYFGYGHIGKPEDIVPNVPLVFYSFHIMVTLGFFFILFFAVLLLFLMKNKIEKRKLWLHLAIWTFPLGFLASQAGWIVAEVGRQPWVIQDLMPVNTAVSQISASAVQLTFILFAIIFTSLLIAEISIMTRAIKNGPTEGGK
- a CDS encoding LemA family protein is translated as MIIILLLIILLPIGIWMWRAYNRMVTKDELVTKQWAMVENVYQKRMDLVQNLVNTVKGMADFEKSTLTAVIEARSKASSININAENLDEETFAKFQQAQDEFSGALSRLMVVMEQYPQLQAVEGFKNLMNDLKGIENEILTQRNVYNEVAMDYNRYIRTFPRNLFARMFGFEKKGYFKSSEGAENAPTVSFE